The following are from one region of the Aspergillus chevalieri M1 DNA, chromosome 1, nearly complete sequence genome:
- a CDS encoding uncharacterized protein (COG:G;~EggNog:ENOG410PJ5Z;~TransMembrane:2 (i27-48o60-83i)), translating into MTWGTSAPSVLLDTWYNNNIANEGRRMLLTSIAVPVSNLMGVVSSNIFRNQDAPKYLPALTTTAAFGGTGLLLTLALGAWMMVDNRRRDRRQGVSLKAQDIPTERLREGPASVDFRWCY; encoded by the exons ATGACATG GGGCACATCCGCACCGTCCGTCCTGCTCGACACATGGTACAACAACAACATCGCCAACGAAGGCCGTCGAATGCTCTTGACCAGCATTGCCGTGCCAGTATCAAACCTGATGGGTGTTGTCAGCTCCAATATTTTCCGCAATCAAGATGCACCAAAGTATCTGCCTGCTTTAACCACAACAGCCGCCTTTGGGGGAACTGGATTGTTATTGACATTGGCGTTGGGAGCATGGATGATGGTTGATAATAGACGGAGGGATAGGAGGCAGGGGGTTAGTCTTAAGGCACAGGATATTCCGACTGAGAGGTTAAGAGAGGGACCTGCAAGTGTGGATTTCCGGTGGTGTTATTGA
- a CDS encoding uncharacterized protein (COG:S;~EggNog:ENOG410PQDQ;~TransMembrane:2 (i59-76o96-119i)), protein MSDSNSPPPSGGKKPKSTGEYTKSSDLPDGNYDIFVIPPHSAGSGFLYLPSLQCQRNSFLAGSASTLLFVLLWSNISPVVRGWYVLMVTGGGTGSVGSVIGVMLGMVVVGVIGWVAGALQAGGAGKWRERWGREKSGGRGPGEFGDAGPGTEGQSAGGASDSKGPGAGGQQENQRQQQGHGGSGKGSNKKGKQHSAGAGDANSESAPNDNDEGSKYAEWERARDQEREKRREKQRREEKRQHEEEQRREQLRREEQRKEELRREKEKKDQEQRRRDEQSWREKEKQEEERRRRDEQNRKEEAREEARRREQLRQTQEEARRREEKQQKEQEEHRREEEKRKEEARQESRMREELRRREEEARRREEVERKEKIRREEKQKEELRRREEENRKEEQRRREEQRQKEEKQKEEIRQREEEKRKEEVRRRQEEWRKEALRRKEERQKEEARHEEEKRQEEIRREEERKQEVLRREEERKKEEARVEAERRRQEIRRKMEEYKRQKEEAAREKQRQQEHEAMEKELRERKEQFEKEMAAVREAAAKESREREAAEARAKAELEVAEARARSERESAEAKAKAEKEAAEAREREEKAAAAAKAKAEKEAAKKEADAKFAALKEAAAKKYAEKKAKDAAEKKAKEEAAAKEEAAAKEAAAKEAAAKEAAAKEEAAKEAAAKEEAAKKEAASKANASSSDSAPPPPPPHRTPLPKKPGEDDNPYERPRRPYNGGATGSTASESSYAPSHSTARTSPPPSSRGGYSRGGYSTKDPDKIVISGVFAFNHNFVDIPVAQLVSGQGMVSDGLVLKITTEGLFIDDDIRGVPQREWDAKAWTMKSVEVWCSQYAASPQARQNPTKSSNPFRTGSTLPPTPEESDAYLVDVLRVCKNTCRLGSDNGNDDDTLNFAKHGHHVLRASFREQDGKNYVFVLGKSEGWKVAIGLQRLRRGTQIRSLSVLNMTVTDCQSVMENLGYA, encoded by the coding sequence ATGAGCGACTCCAATTCCCCTCCCCCCAGTGGCGGCAAAAAGCCAAAATCTACCGGTGAATACACTAAATCGTCTGACCTCCCCGACGGCAACTACGACATCTTCGTCATCCCCCCACACTCCGCTGGTTCCGGGTTCCTATACCTCCCGTCGCTACAATGTCAGCGGAATAGCTTTCTTGCCGGATCCGCAAGTACGCTCCTGTTCGTATTACTCTGGTCGAATATTTCGCCGGTCGTGAGGGGGTGGTATGTTCTTATGGTTACCGGTGGTGGGACCGGGAGTGTGGGGAGTGTGATTGGGGTTATGCTGGGGAtggttgtggttggtgtGATAGGATGGGTTGCTGGGGCGTTACAAGCGGGTGGTGCAGGGAAGTGGCGGGAGAGGTGGGGACGGGAGAAGTCTGGTGGACGGGGGCCAGGTGAGTTTGGGGATGCAGGGCCCGGTACAGAGGGCCAGTCTGCGGGAGGTGCAAGCGATTCCAAGGGTCCTGGGGCTGGCGGCCAACAAGAGAACCAGCGCCAGCAACAGGGTCACGGCGGAAGCGGTAAAGGCTCCAACAAGAAAGGTAAACAACAcagtgctggtgctggtgatGCAAACTCCGAATCGGCCCCAAACGACAATGACGAAGGATCAAAATATGCCGAGTGGGAGAGAGCCCGCGACCAGGAGCGAGAAAAACGCAGAGAAAAGCAGCGTCGTGAAGAGAAGCGCCAGCATGAGGAAGAACAGCGTCGCGAGCAGCTAAGGCGCGAAGAGCAACGCAAAGAAGAGCTCCGACgtgaaaaggagaaaaaggacCAGGAGCAACGTCGGCGTGACGAACAAAGCTGGCGTGAAAAGGagaagcaagaagaagagcgaCGCCGTCGTGATGAGCAAAACCGAAAGGAAGAGGCTCGTGAAGAGGCAAGACGCAGGGAACAACTCCGCCAGACTCAAGAAGAGGCTCGCCGTCGCGAAGAGAAGCAGCAGAAGGAACAGGAGGAGCATCGTCGTGAGGAAGAGAAGCGGAAGGAGGAGGCTCGGCAGGAGTCAAGAATGAGAGAAGAGCTTCGTCGGCGTGAAGAAGAGGCTCGTCGTCGTGAAGAGGTAGAGCGTAAAGAGAAGATTCGACGCGAGGAAAAGCAGAAAGAGGAGCTCCGCCGTCGTGAAGAGGAGAACCGGAAGGAAGAACAGCGTCGTCGTGAGGAACAAAggcaaaaggaagagaagcagAAGGAAGAGATCCGCCAGCgtgaagaagaaaaacgcAAGGAAGAAGTTCGTCGTCGCCAGGAGGAATGGCGCAAAGAGGCACTCCGGCGCAAAGAAGAGAGACAGAAAGAGGAAGCACGTCACGAGGAGGAAAAACGACAAGAAGAGATCCGACgtgaggaggaaagaaaacaagaagtACTCCGCcgtgaagaagaaaggaagaaagaagaagcccGAGTAGAGGCGGAACGGCGCAGACAGGAGATCCGGCGGAAGATGGAAGAATACAAACGACAAAAGGAAGAAGCGGCACGAGAGAAACAAAGGCAACAAGAGCATGAGGCGATGGAGAAAGAGCTCAGAGAACGGAAAGAACAGTTCGAGAAAGAAATGGCCGCAGTTCGAGAGGCCGCTGCAAAGGAGTCACGAGAGCGGGAAGCTGCTGAAGCTCGCGCCAAAGCTGAATTGGAGGTTGCCGAAGCCCGAGCCCGTTCTGAGCGGGAATCTGCAGAGGCAAAGGCCAAAGCAGAGAAAGAAGCCGCTGAAGCACGAGAACGAGAAGAGaaagctgctgctgctgccaaaGCTAAGGCTGAAAAGGAGGCTGCGAAGAAAGAGGCTGATGCTAAATTTGCAGCCCTTAAGGAAGCGGCCGCAAAAAAGTACGCAGAAAAGAAGGCCAAGGACGCTGCAGAGAAGAAAGCCAAAGAAGAGGCCGCAGCCAAAGAAGAGGCCGCAGCCAAAGAAGCCGCAGCCAAAGAAGCCGCAGCCAAAGAAGCCGCAgccaaagaagaagcagccAAAGAAGCCGCAGCTAAAGAAGAAGCAGCCAAAAAAGAGGCTGCGTCCAAAGCCAATGCTTCGTCTTCCGACTCGGCACCCCCACCACCCCCTCCCCACCGCACCCCATTACCAAAGAAGCCGGGCGAAGACGATAATCCATATGAACGACCCCGACGACCTTATAATGGGGGCGCTACAGGATCCACTGCTTCTGAATCCTCGTATGCCCCTTCGCACTCAACGGCAAGGACCTCTCCTCCACCATCGAGTCGAGGCGGCTACTCCCGTGGTGGTTACTCTACCAAAGATCCAGACAAAATTGTCATCTCTGGGGTGTTCGCCTTTAACCACAACTTTGTCGACATTCCAGTGGCACAGCTAGTCTCCGGCCAGGGAATGGTGTCAGATGGCCTGGTTCTGAAGATCACCACGGAAGGACTGTTTATCGACGACGATATCCGAGGTGTCCCTCAACGAGAATGGGACGCCAAGGCATGGACTATGAAGTCCGTCGAGGTATGGTGTTCTCAATACGCGGCATCTCCTCAAGCTCGCCAGAACCCTACAAAATCATCTAACCCTTTCCGCACTGGATCTACGTTGCCTCCCACACCTGAAGAGTCGGATGCGTATCTTGTGGACGTGTTGCGGGTGTGTAAGAATACTTGCCGTCTTGGGTCCGACAATGGCAATGACGATGATACACTGAACTTCGCGAAGCATGGTCACCATGTTCTCCGGGCGAGTTTCCGCGAGCAGGACGGCAAGAATTATGTCTTCGTTCTTGGCAAAAGTGAAGGGTGGAAAGTTGCTATTGGGTTGCAGCGTCTGAGACGGGGAACGCAGATCAGATCGTTGAGTGTACTCAATATGACTGTTACTGACTGTCAGTCGGTCATGGAGAACTTGGGATATGCCTGA
- a CDS encoding uncharacterized protein (COG:S;~EggNog:ENOG410PNG4) translates to MLWISPNRRGNASSFASCTINEHDPLWLRIEATATEISTKTNTALFQRQGPRTNELDHKFSVFEPEPEPYGVLPGIEEVLFSPAYSAIDVRSEPEEIEGNQDENTCCFGDEQSQEEVSRQKVSQNAPIENKVTTVNENHEPTIIVDESPREAHEPEQHGHDGTNAPTATDKEKEASNETGQNNKGQPDANDDAPAIAASEQQTEITESPPQEREIIADATNISNLSDNEKEALHECAQDNEKSLDIYDNAAAITAPTRQTEPVEVSPQKREIIVDNGDKAISGSYPLFELLSLSTTSGSISVAIVPQPADPMNPNEPARLRIRSQSGDVSVCFTAPAEAFLPGMRTQMEMVECAEYGNGNRYDNPHTLPLRPYEIEIESDSGTISGRLIVSISVHLSTKSGSISTTLIPIASDTVQNVSILTQTRSGSQQIHLTNPVYMYNSQRDVSNSSTTRAPAAHFSHGGGSMQIRYPPDWTGIVRAPPGCGSVSLVGQGMSVVRREDGSVEGCISGRGDWWGASGMDVSLGSRGAAMFYVG, encoded by the exons ATGCTTTGGATATCACCCAACCGGAGGGGTAATGCATCGTCTT TCGCGAGCTGTACCATAAATGAGCACGACCCACTATGGCTGCGAATCGAGGCTACAGCAACGGAGATAAGCACGAAGACGAATACAGCGTTGTTTCAGAGACAAGGTCCTCGGACGAATGAACTTGATCACAAGTTCTCGGTTTTTGAACCGGAACCGGAACCTTATGGAGTGTTACCTGGGATAGAAGAGGTGCTCTTTAGTCCCGCTTACAGCGCGATTGATGTGAGATCGGAACCGGAAGAGATAGAAGGGAATCAGGATGAGAATACATGCTGTTTTGGAGATGAACAGTCTCAGGAAGAGGTTTCGCGACAG AAGGTCTCTCAGAATGCTCCAATTGAGAATAAAGTGACGACAGTAAACGAAAACCACGAACCAACGATTATCGTTGACGAGTCTCCCCGAGAAGCGCACGAACCGGAACAACATGGCCACGATGGAACAAATGCCCCGACTGCAACAGACAAGGAAAAAGAGGCATCGAATGAAACTGGACAGAATAATAAGGGACAACCGGACGCCAACGATGATGCGCCCGCAATCGCAGCTTCTGAGCAGCAGACCGAGATTACGGAGAGTCCACCGCAGGAGCGAGAGATTATCGCCGACGCAACAAATATTTCGAACTTATCGGACAATGAGAAAGAGGCATTGCATGAATGTGCGCAGGATAATGAAAAAAGTTTGGATATCTACGACAATGCGGCCGCTATCACGGCCCCGACACGGCAAACCGAGCCCGTTGAGGTTTCACCCCAGAAACGAGAAATCATCGTCGATAACGGTGATAAAGCTATATCGGGCAGCTATCCGTTATTCGAACTTCTTTCTCTATCGACCACTAGTGGTAGTATAAGCGTGGCTATCGTGCCGCAGCCGGCTGACCCTATGAACCCCAATGAACCGGCTAGATTACGGATACGGTCACAGTCGGGGGATGTCTCTGTTTGTTTCACGGCGCCAGCAGAGGCGTTTCTCCCAGGGATGAGAACGCAAATGGAGATGGTTGAATGTGCAGAGTATGGAAATGGCAACCGCTACGACAATCCGCACACCCTTCCGCTCCGGCCATACGAGATCGAAATCGAGTCTGATAGTGGCACTATCTCCGGACGCTTAATCGTCTCTATATCTGTGCATCTTTCAACCAAGAGCGGCAGTATCAGCACAACCCTCATCCCGATCGCTTCTGACACAGTGCAAAACGTATCCATCCTCACTCAGACAAGATCCGGAAGTCAACAGATCCACCTTACAAATCCCGTCTATATGTACAACTCCCAACGAGACGTATCAAATTCGAGTACAACCCGGGCGCCTGCAGCCCATTTCAGTCACGGTGGAGGCAGTATGCAGATTAGGTATCCGCCTGATTGGACCGGGATTGTGCGTGCACCGCCGGGGTGTGGGAGTGTTAGTCTGGTTGGACAGGGAATGAGCGTTGTCCGGCGAGAAGATGGGTCTGTAGAGGGATGTATAAGCGGGAGGGGAGATTGGTGGGGAGCATCGGGTATGGATGTTTCTTTGGGGTCGAGGGGGGCTGCAATGTTTTATGTTGGGTGA
- a CDS encoding uncharacterized protein (COG:G;~EggNog:ENOG410PJ5Z;~InterPro:IPR011701,IPR036259;~TransMembrane:4 (i85-105o117-144i151-172o196-214i);~go_function: GO:0022857 - transmembrane transporter activity [Evidence IEA];~go_process: GO:0055085 - transmembrane transport [Evidence IEA]), translating to MVGNTDAKPIPAEITQDVSKDNGQGINITIDSRAESTLVWKFDLRILPVLAVMYLFNSLDKSNLGNAKTAGLEDTLKLKGNQYNLILSIFFIPYVLTSPFLGILGKKYGPNIVLPSMMFTFGLCTILVVAVFNFSGLLAIRWFLGMAESAFFPLVIYYQTTYVCPSLLYTWYHGNTDGNVDFTVVESSPVVSPSSMRRKASLLHFQVFLLLGYFKSKQDRSQHGDTYSSLKEEVQSSVHYSLYGIYQDQPLKQNFSLPRKRSLHISVYNLTAPLL from the exons ATGGTCGGCAACACTGATGCAAAACCGATACCTGCTGAAATAACACAAGATGTCTCAAAAGACAATGGTCAAGGTATCAATATCACAATCGACTCCCGCGCCGAAAGCACGTTGGTATGGAAATTTGACTTGCGCATCCTGCCCGTGTTGGCTGTGATGTACTTGTTCAACAGTCTGGACAAGTCAAATCTTGGAAATGCAAAGACGGCAGGGTTAGAAG ATACCCTAAAGTTGAAGGGCAACCAGTATAACCTGATACTTAGTATCTTCTTCATTCCATATGTCCTAACTTCTCCATTCCTCGGTATCCTGGGAAAGAAGTACGGTCCCAACATTGTACTGCCAAGTATGATGTTCACCTTCGGCCTATGTACCATTCTGGTGGTTGCAGTTTTCAACTTCAGTGGTCTTCTGGCTATAAGATGGTTTCTGGGTATGGCTGAAAGTGCATTCTTCCCTTTGGTTATCTACTATCAAACAACGTATGTATGTCCCTCTTTGCTTTATACATGGTACCATGGCAATACTGACGGTAATGTGGATTTTACCGTCGTGGAGAGCTCGCCCGTCGTCTCGCCATCTTCTATGCGGCGCAAAGCATCGCTTCTGCATTTTCAGGTCTTCTTGCTTTTGGGGTATTTCAAATCAAAACAGGACCGCTCGCAGCATGGCGATACTTATTCCTCATTGAAGGAGGAGGTACAGTCCTCTGTGCATTATTCGCTTTATGGTATCTACCAAGATCAGCCTCTGAAGCAAAATTTCTCTCTCCCGAGGAAAAGGAGCTTGCATATCTCCGTCTACAACTTGACAGCTCCTCTGTTGTGA
- a CDS encoding putative serine/threonine protein kinase (COG:T;~EggNog:ENOG410PHC9;~InterPro:IPR000719,IPR011009,IPR008271;~PFAM:PF07714,PF00069;~go_function: GO:0004672 - protein kinase activity [Evidence IEA];~go_function: GO:0005524 - ATP binding [Evidence IEA];~go_process: GO:0006468 - protein phosphorylation [Evidence IEA]), translated as MSYPQAYPASHRPMPAYNPMAAISAPAGTFLPGTKVQVGSHRVVVEKYLSEGGFAHVYVVRLPHPIDGTESAVLKRVAVPDKAALANMRTEVETMKKLKGHRHIVKYIDSHASQLRGGGYEVFLLMEFCSGGGLIDFMNTRLQNRLTEPEIIKIFSDVAEGVACMHYLKPPLLHRDLKVENVLISRRGGVSFYKLCDFGSTAPPRPAATSAAEGRLIEDDVQRHTTLQYRSPEMIDVYRKQPIDEKSDIWALGVLLYKLCYYTTPFEEVGQMAILNASYKFPSYPQFSDRLKMLIASMLKENPQKRPNIYEVVREVCLMQGKDVPIKDIYSGRSQSEARRYQELPPSPTEQPRIGAVFSPPVQETPISIPEIAPMRRGRPTNPTSQHNSAKPSPSPYRGSTDPFAVLDRAGSKSRDPADEISNRFPTLDQFDILHEKGGKFEFEPTTANSKEEEDLSRKLTNALADDAFARPEEEPVRDSVVNRRSQVPSSMDTPSYQRKELPSTPTSRQQTPLYQPVPQKPTMVSTGTMTSPAPTPDFLEKKSSCPIFRFPSSDNQRQQPSASGRAKSPSPPRLPPNKPQPPPKTSTDRVNELTASSSRLSLDTARPSSLEVGDPLTRSKSANAKPRPVSMHTGKYDLPRESESARSSLELSRNPYEGVLSQARAEMDRDYDRANITSDVDYLRAKEEEELNRKREKRASGSSKHSKRSSLSHLSLSNTKTLFASRFGDAFRRFEGGQNDQKPQSPATEEIPKQSLTVTASEVTEPPDEGDNEEGDGDISPEMRRELERRRLSQEEKRVASAAEEYRRRVAEKGGGPRPRPDGRSATIQNKVQSLIGESNKSAPQKTATGYGRFTEPSNPPALQAKPSELRSEPLTTNSVPVYGSYTGGGPSPVVKETPIPKLSTASTEYAPAQRAQRTGPRPAAPPKPKALRVDSDLMQSGQDRSPTVAKTPTSPSEDWETSFSRRYPSLSGLEMVETEIEISKVTSLRTKEV; from the exons ATGTCTTATCCTCAAGCCTACCCGGCTTCACACCGGCCCATGCCCGCTTACAATCCCATGGCAGCCATTTCCGCGCCCGCGGGGACATTCCTCCCCGGGACCAAAGTTCAGGTCGGCAGCCATCGCGTTGTGGTGGAGAAATACCTCTCAGAAGGTGGTTTCGCCCATGTCTACGTCGTGCGACTGCCCCATCCCATCGATGGCACCGAATCGGCTGTGTTGAAGCGGGTGGCTGTTCCGGACAAGGCTGCGCTCGCCAATATGCGGACGGAGGTCGAGACAATGAAGAAGCTCAAGGGTCACCGGCATATTGTCAAGTACATCGACTCCCATGCGTCTCAGCTGCGCGGAGGTGGTTATGAGGTCTTTCTTCTCATGGAGTTCTGCTCTGGAGGCGGTCTCATTGATTTCATGAACACGCGACTGCAGAATCGGCTGACGGAGCCTGAGATCATCAAGATCTTCTCCGACGTGGCGGAAGGTGTGGCGTGCATGCACTATCTCAAACCGCCTTTGTTGCACAGGGATCTCAAGGTTGAGAACGTCCTCATCTCGCGCCGTGGTGGTGTCTCTTTCTACAAACTGTGTGATTTTGGATCGACCGCTCCCCCTCGTCCCGCGGCTACCTCGGCTGCAGAGGGCCGATTGATCGAAGATGACGTTCAACGGCATACCACGCTACAATATCGGAGTCCGGAGATGATTGATGTCTATCGGAAACAGCCAATTGATGAGAAGAGCGATATCTGGGCACTTGGTGTTCTTCTTTACAAGCTATGCTACTATACCACTCCGTTCGAGGAAGTGGGCCAGATGGCCATTCTCAACGCTAGCTACAAGTTTCCTAGCTATCCGCAGTTCTCGGATCGCCTGAAGATGCTCATCG cttccatgTTGAAGGAGAACCCGCAGAAGCGTCCCAACATCTACGAGGTCGTACGGGAAGTATGCCTCATGCAAGGCAAAGACGTTCCTATCAAAGAC ATCTATTCTGGTCGTTCCCAGTCGGAAGCCCGTCGATACCAGGAACTGCCGCCGTCGCCAACAGAGCAACCGCGAATCGGTGCAGTCTTCTCCCCACCGGTTCAAGAGACACCGATTAGTATTCCGGAGATCGCCCCCATGCGACGCGGTCGTCCAACAAACCCGACCTCCCAGCATAACTCTGCCAAACCGAGCCCGTCGCCTTACCGCGGCTCTACAGATCCCTTTGCGGTCCTTGACCGAGCTGGAAGCAAGTCGCGGGACCCGGCTGATGAAATTTCGAACCGGTTTCCGACGCTGGATCAGTTCGATATCCTGCATGAAAAAGGAGGGAAATTCGAGTTTGAGCCGACAACCGCGAATTcaaaggaggaggaagacctCTCGCGGAAGCTCACCAATGCACTGGCTGATGATGCTTTTGCTAGGCCTGAGGAGGAACCGGTCCGTGATTCGGTAGTTAATAGGCGTTCCCAAGTTCCTTCGTCGATGGACACGCCTAGTTACCAGCGAAAGGAACTTCCTTCTACGCCTACCAGCCGACAGCAAACACCACTTTACCAACCGGTTCCCCAGAAACCTACAATGGTGTCAACTGGTACAATGACCTCGCCGGCCCCTACACCGGACTTTCTCGAAAAGAAGTCTAGCTGTCCTATCTTCCGCTTTCCATCTTCGGATAATCAACGCCAGCAGCCATCTGCTTCTGGACGGGCCAAGAGCCCGTCACCCCCACGGCTTCCGCCTAACAAGCCGCAGCCTCCTCCAAAGACTTCCACGGACAGAGTTAATGAGCTCACGGCGTCCTCGTCGCGACTCTCGCTGGACACAGCACGGCCATCGAGTCTGGAGGTCGGTGATCCTCTAACGCGGTCGAAGTCGGCCAACGCCAAGCCTCGTCCGGTCTCTATGCATACCGGGAAGTACGACCTACCGCGGGAGTCAGAGAGTGCGCGGTCGTCCCTTGAGCTGTCTCGGAATCCGTATGAAGGCGTGCTGTCGCAAGCGCGGGCCGAGATGGATCGTGACTACGACCGGGCGAATATCACCTCCGACGTTGATTACCTGCGAgccaaggaagaggaggagttGAATCGGAAGCGCGAGAAGCGGGCCAGTGGAAGCTCGAAACATAGCAAGCGGTCAAGTCTCTCCCATCTATCGCTCTCTAACACGAAAACGCTCTTTGCATCTCGATTTGGCGACGCGTTCCGCCGATTTGAAGGTGGCCAAAATGACCAAAAGCCTCAGTCCCCTGCCACTGAGGAAATCCCCAAGCAGTCCTTGACGGTTACGGCTTCGGAGGTGACCGAACCTCCTGATGAGGGAGACAACGAAGAAGGCGATGGCGACATCTCCCCGGAAATGCGCCGTGAACTCGAGCGAAGACGCCTCTCGCAGGAGGAGAAGCGGGTGGCTAGTGCAGCCGAAGAATACCGGCGACGGGTAGCAGAGAAAGGAGGTGGACCGCGGCCCCGACCAGATGGCAGGTCGGCCACGATTCAGAACAAGGTGCAGAGCTTGATAGGCGAAAGCAACAAATCCGCACCGCAAAAGACCGCCACGGGATATGGCCGATTTACGGAACCGTCAAACCCACCAGCTTTGCAGGCAAAGCCGAGTGAGCTGCGCTCGGAACCGTTGACAACGAACTCAGTCCCAGTGTACGGCTCCTACACAGGAGGCGGACCATCACCCGTCGTCAAAGAAACCCCCATCCCCAAGCTCTCGACCGCCTCGACAGAATACGCGCCCGCTCAACGCGCACAGCGAACAGGCCCACGACCAGCGGCCCCACCCAAACCCAAGGCTCTCCGCGTCGATTCTGATCTAATGCAGTCCGGCCAGGATCGCAGCCCAACAGTAGCCAAGACACCCACCTCCCCAAGTGAAGACTGGGAGACGAGTTTCAGCCGCCGCTACCCCAGCCTCTCTGGGCTGGAGATGGTCGAGACGGAGATTGAGATATCCAAAGTGACGAGTCTGCGGACCAAGGAGGTCTAA
- the nut2 gene encoding mediator complex subunit NUT2 (BUSCO:EOG09264V30;~COG:K;~EggNog:ENOG410PNX9;~InterPro:IPR019145;~PFAM:PF09748;~go_component: GO:0016592 - mediator complex [Evidence IEA];~go_function: GO:0003712 - transcription coregulator activity [Evidence IEA];~go_process: GO:0006357 - regulation of transcription by RNA polymerase II [Evidence IEA]), which produces MAPVKLSTVDNDLKDIIQQLFEIQSAVHGYLGQETQQELVRKIKTLTLALSTLSSHTQDQQPPSTDQQSQQQPQQGNADPPLSSIQLPPEIIDYVDTARNPDIYTREFVELVQRGNQDLKGKKEAFASFRDVLAREMRSAMPECRGEVERVMKETG; this is translated from the exons ATGGCGCCAGTTAAATTAAGCACGGTCGATA ACGACCTCAAGGACATCATCCAACAACTCTTCGAAATCCAATCCGCCGTCCACGGCTACCTCGGCCAGGAGACGCAGCAGGAACTCGTCCGGAAGAT AAAAACACTCACTCTCGCCCTCTCCACATTGTCGTCGCACACCCAAGACCAGCAACCTCCATCTACCGATCAGCAGtcgcaacaacaaccccaacaaggaaACGCAGATCCACCCCTCAGCAGTATCCAGTTACCCCCCGAGATAATCGACTACGTCGACACAGCGCGCAACCCGGATATCTACACGCGCGAATTCGTCGAGTTGGTACAGCGCGGCAATCAGGATCTCAAGGGGAAGAAAGAGGCGTTTGCGAGTTTCCGGGATGTGTTGGCTAGGGAGATGAGGAGTGCTATGCCGGAGTGTCGGGGGGAGGTTGAGAGGGTTATGAAGGAGACAGGGTAG